A part of Paenibacillus sp. IHBB 10380 genomic DNA contains:
- a CDS encoding deoxyribonuclease IV: MINEIKIGSHMSIRGGYGRAARRAVDMGAKSFQYFPKNPRSLHIKTLNSRDAADCAMYSQENGILSIAHTPYPVNMAIGQSRGIELYNLTVSSLQNDLDIAEACGSLGIVVHFGHYKGTDPLQGYKNIIECLNDVLSSWEGNTKLLIENQAGHGGIMGTTLEEMVNIRGLSRYSDKIGFCFDTCHAFAAGVWDPSNTRALIEKGRQLEYWKDVVAIHLNDSKFPFGSGQDRHARVGEGCIGEEAFRQLFSYPEFQYTVAIMETEAGEDGTHKEDIAKIMKWS; encoded by the coding sequence ATGATCAATGAGATAAAGATTGGAAGCCATATGAGTATCCGAGGCGGCTATGGGAGAGCAGCACGTCGCGCGGTAGATATGGGAGCCAAGTCTTTTCAATATTTCCCGAAAAACCCTCGTAGCTTACACATTAAAACATTGAATAGCAGAGATGCAGCGGATTGTGCAATGTATAGTCAAGAAAATGGGATTTTGAGCATCGCCCATACACCATATCCAGTGAATATGGCGATCGGTCAGAGTCGTGGAATCGAACTTTACAATTTGACTGTATCCTCACTTCAGAATGATTTGGACATTGCGGAGGCGTGTGGTTCACTTGGAATTGTGGTACATTTTGGACATTACAAAGGCACAGATCCATTACAAGGGTACAAAAATATTATAGAATGTCTAAATGACGTACTAAGTTCTTGGGAAGGCAATACCAAGCTGTTGATTGAGAATCAAGCGGGTCATGGGGGAATCATGGGGACCACGTTGGAAGAGATGGTTAACATTCGTGGTTTGTCTCGTTATTCAGATAAGATTGGATTTTGTTTCGATACGTGTCACGCCTTTGCTGCGGGGGTATGGGATCCGTCTAATACTAGGGCTCTGATTGAGAAAGGTCGGCAGTTAGAATATTGGAAGGATGTAGTAGCTATTCACTTGAATGACTCTAAATTCCCTTTTGGCTCAGGTCAGGACCGACATGCGCGAGTTGGAGAGGGGTGTATTGGGGAAGAAGCATTCCGTCAACTATTCTCGTATCCTGAATTCCAATATACCGTTGCGATTATGGAAACAGAGGCGGGTGAGGATGGAACTCACAAAGAAGATATAGCTAAAATTATGAAGTGGTCTTGA
- a CDS encoding cyclic-phosphate processing receiver domain-containing protein, with product MIHLYLDDCRRCPAGFSLARSGEECLMMLRECKVDILSLDYELGLDSTMCGRDVVSAIIREELYPREIYLHTSSLHGKQEMYQLLYEHKPSEVVLHNGPMSTEVLERIAAEHI from the coding sequence GTGATTCATTTATATTTAGATGATTGCCGGCGCTGCCCTGCGGGCTTCTCATTGGCACGTAGTGGGGAAGAGTGTTTAATGATGCTACGAGAGTGTAAGGTAGATATTTTATCTCTGGATTATGAATTAGGTTTAGATAGTACCATGTGTGGTAGGGATGTCGTATCTGCGATCATTCGTGAAGAGTTATATCCTAGAGAAATCTATCTGCATACATCAAGCCTTCACGGTAAACAGGAAATGTATCAGCTACTGTACGAACATAAGCCTTCAGAAGTGGTTCTTCATAATGGTCCGATGAGTACTGAGGTGCTGGAACGAATTGCGGCAGAGCATATCTGA
- a CDS encoding thioredoxin family protein, with protein MKDLNQQELIMELSNTETPLAVFFYTPLCGTCKVARRMLEVIEHLLPPGILTSADVNMMPQLVQQYQITSVPALLVADASKVNPPSIRYRMGSVEELLNEIRSVVE; from the coding sequence ATGAAAGATCTTAATCAGCAAGAGCTTATTATGGAACTAAGTAACACGGAAACGCCACTAGCTGTTTTCTTCTATACGCCACTATGCGGAACGTGTAAGGTAGCTAGAAGGATGCTTGAGGTTATTGAACACCTACTGCCGCCGGGTATTTTAACAAGTGCCGATGTGAATATGATGCCTCAACTGGTACAGCAATATCAGATCACAAGTGTTCCGGCACTACTCGTTGCAGACGCTAGCAAGGTGAATCCACCTAGTATACGCTATCGAATGGGATCTGTAGAAGAACTGCTGAATGAAATAAGGAGTGTGGTAGAATGA
- a CDS encoding ABC transporter ATP-binding protein: MISMQHIFLRREDNLILDDVSLQVNKGENWVILGRNGSGKTTLLEMMTGYLFPSKGRIEVLGNVYGQCDIREVRKEIGYISPTLLEKMSLTDPIWEVVATGAYAFLRFYQDIPAEVKEKSIQLLKDMNLGGLVDHPLGTLSQGERKKVMLARCLMGNPKLLIMDEPCAGLDLFEREKMLVEIDQLRQRDITVVYVTHHVEEIVPLFTHVALIKDGKLAGAGPKEQVLTKEMIKRTYEIPVELEWDNGRPWIKVTSGG; this comes from the coding sequence ATGATATCGATGCAGCATATTTTTCTTCGAAGAGAAGACAACCTTATTCTGGATGATGTATCTTTGCAAGTAAATAAAGGTGAGAATTGGGTCATACTAGGCCGGAATGGTTCAGGTAAAACGACACTATTAGAAATGATGACAGGTTATCTTTTTCCAAGTAAGGGCCGGATTGAGGTATTAGGAAATGTATACGGACAATGTGATATACGTGAAGTCCGCAAGGAAATAGGTTATATTAGTCCAACGTTGCTTGAGAAAATGTCGCTTACTGATCCAATATGGGAAGTTGTAGCCACTGGAGCCTATGCGTTCTTACGATTTTATCAAGACATTCCTGCAGAGGTAAAAGAGAAATCGATCCAACTGTTGAAAGATATGAATCTTGGTGGGCTGGTAGATCATCCACTCGGGACGCTGTCACAAGGGGAACGTAAAAAGGTGATGTTAGCGCGTTGCTTAATGGGCAATCCGAAGCTGTTAATTATGGACGAGCCTTGTGCAGGTCTGGATCTATTTGAGAGAGAGAAAATGCTAGTAGAAATTGATCAGCTTAGACAACGGGATATTACGGTTGTATATGTAACACATCACGTAGAGGAAATTGTACCCTTATTTACGCACGTAGCACTTATAAAAGATGGCAAGCTTGCTGGAGCAGGTCCGAAAGAACAAGTTCTAACTAAAGAAATGATTAAACGTACCTATGAAATTCCAGTTGAGCTGGAATGGGACAATGGACGTCCCTGGATCAAGGTAACTTCTGGAGGTTAA
- a CDS encoding SAM-dependent methyltransferase: MASTSEEERGQSRFIMTANHGFAPFAQEELRRLFGSVKSTVLVSGEVFLVTVSYSWQEAVEMITNQAPIFVRHIQPVQCEIAIDNLATGLEQLKSFVMQQNELNGATVSLQVRKTEDSLSEQSAGALREQLLSEFSELNAQFIVQDAEWILSVLVSSDHIYAGVSYPKDNISDWSGGAVRFQREDGQISRAKFKLLEAEKTFGIDFSAFHHALDIGAAPGGWTSFLLERGMHVTAVDPALMHESLKGHAQLKIMRKNASEVKFRDNQFDLLVCDMSWSPKQMVRLVKDLLYALSPGGTAIVTVKLMHKKPMALIREVIASFEEANMQLQYAKQLFHNRDEITLHMIKY; this comes from the coding sequence ATGGCAAGCACAAGTGAAGAGGAACGTGGTCAGTCACGGTTTATAATGACGGCAAATCATGGATTTGCACCTTTTGCACAAGAAGAATTAAGAAGATTATTTGGTAGTGTTAAAAGTACAGTGCTCGTGTCTGGAGAAGTCTTTCTAGTTACAGTATCTTATAGCTGGCAGGAAGCTGTCGAGATGATTACAAATCAAGCTCCCATCTTTGTTAGACATATTCAACCTGTTCAATGTGAGATAGCTATAGATAATCTTGCTACTGGATTAGAACAGTTAAAGTCATTCGTTATGCAGCAGAATGAATTGAATGGAGCAACGGTATCTTTACAAGTACGTAAAACAGAGGATAGTCTAAGTGAACAAAGTGCTGGAGCGCTTCGTGAACAATTATTAAGCGAATTCAGTGAGCTAAATGCTCAATTTATTGTGCAGGATGCCGAATGGATACTGTCTGTGTTAGTTTCTTCGGATCACATTTATGCAGGGGTATCTTATCCTAAGGATAATATCTCGGATTGGAGTGGTGGGGCTGTTCGCTTTCAACGCGAAGATGGACAGATCTCTAGAGCTAAGTTCAAATTGTTAGAGGCAGAAAAAACGTTCGGTATCGATTTCTCTGCATTTCATCATGCGCTGGATATTGGAGCTGCGCCGGGTGGATGGACGTCCTTTCTCCTAGAACGAGGAATGCACGTTACTGCGGTTGATCCTGCGTTGATGCACGAATCACTTAAAGGTCATGCTCAGCTGAAGATTATGCGGAAGAATGCTTCCGAAGTGAAATTCCGTGATAATCAGTTCGATTTATTAGTGTGCGACATGAGTTGGAGCCCGAAGCAGATGGTAAGACTTGTTAAGGATCTGCTCTACGCTCTGTCCCCTGGGGGAACCGCAATCGTGACTGTGAAGCTGATGCACAAAAAACCAATGGCTCTGATTAGAGAGGTTATTGCCTCGTTTGAAGAGGCTAATATGCAGCTACAGTATGCGAAGCAGCTCTTCCACAACCGTGATGAGATAACACTTCATATGATTAAATATTAA
- a CDS encoding serine/threonine-protein kinase, whose amino-acid sequence MNKGSLHQEGHIIGGRYRIQQVIGSGGMSYVYLVEDMKLPGKHWAVKQCYSLPQQYSSVEEEAELLITLSHPRLPRIVDFFPPDGSGVTYLVMDYIQGMTLEKYFNDHNGKVKSAFILHLADQLLEVLDYLHHHDPPVVFRDLKPSNIMLTPQLELRLIDFGIARNYKQHQDQDTMKLGTVGFAAPEQYGSGQSDARSDLYGLGALLLYLSTGGKRSEWLTGVDQYIQIDLPSDIIPVIRKLLEHSPDDRFQSASEVRQALPHNRRIPKLAPPLISKATMGTCVIAVMGASGGTGTTHTAIAMAHYLARNSEKVAIVEMDMHANAFSRIQEIAEGNHTMGHHHDRRFSIEGVDYWVQMARTNVIGLLGGSYRYVIMDLGAYQDNDRLEEFLRADIPILVGSGSEWRLQDVTDAVIRLSEHPQSKWIYCLALAASEAVQRLRKQLNTTKVYSLPLHLDPFDHCEEMERVCSQIFQGFVPTAVKKKKFRFGLR is encoded by the coding sequence ATGAATAAGGGATCTTTACATCAAGAGGGACACATCATCGGGGGGAGATATAGGATTCAGCAAGTGATTGGCTCCGGGGGGATGAGCTATGTTTATTTGGTTGAAGATATGAAGCTTCCAGGTAAACATTGGGCAGTTAAACAATGCTATTCACTGCCACAGCAGTACAGCAGTGTTGAAGAAGAGGCAGAGTTACTCATTACACTCAGTCATCCACGTTTGCCACGTATTGTTGATTTTTTTCCACCGGATGGGTCGGGCGTTACCTATTTGGTGATGGACTATATCCAAGGCATGACACTGGAGAAATATTTCAACGATCATAACGGAAAAGTGAAGAGCGCTTTTATTCTACATTTGGCTGATCAGTTGCTTGAAGTCCTTGATTATTTACATCATCATGATCCGCCCGTTGTGTTCCGTGATCTTAAGCCATCTAACATCATGCTGACTCCTCAGCTGGAGTTAAGGTTAATTGACTTCGGTATTGCACGTAATTATAAACAACATCAAGACCAAGATACGATGAAGCTGGGTACCGTTGGTTTCGCTGCACCTGAGCAATACGGAAGTGGTCAAAGTGATGCGAGATCAGATTTATATGGATTAGGTGCACTACTCTTATATTTGTCTACCGGAGGGAAGAGAAGCGAATGGTTAACGGGTGTTGATCAATATATACAGATTGATCTTCCAAGTGACATTATTCCCGTCATACGTAAGTTGCTGGAACATTCGCCAGATGATCGGTTTCAATCCGCAAGTGAAGTAAGACAAGCTCTGCCTCATAACCGAAGAATACCTAAGCTAGCTCCACCATTGATTAGTAAGGCAACAATGGGCACATGTGTTATTGCAGTGATGGGTGCATCTGGAGGGACGGGCACTACGCATACAGCTATTGCAATGGCACATTATTTAGCAAGAAACTCAGAGAAGGTTGCCATTGTAGAGATGGATATGCATGCGAATGCTTTTAGCAGAATTCAAGAGATTGCTGAGGGTAATCACACTATGGGACATCATCATGATCGAAGATTCTCCATAGAGGGAGTGGATTATTGGGTACAGATGGCTAGAACGAATGTAATAGGTCTTCTTGGGGGGAGCTATCGTTATGTCATTATGGATTTGGGGGCCTATCAGGATAACGATCGCTTGGAAGAATTTCTACGGGCTGATATTCCTATTCTGGTCGGTTCAGGCTCAGAGTGGCGGTTGCAAGATGTAACCGATGCGGTAATAAGACTATCAGAGCATCCCCAGAGTAAGTGGATTTATTGTCTAGCATTAGCAGCTTCCGAAGCTGTACAACGGTTGCGAAAGCAGTTAAATACTACAAAGGTATACAGTCTGCCATTGCATCTAGACCCTTTTGACCATTGCGAGGAGATGGAAAGAGTGTGCTCCCAAATATTTCAAGGCTTCGTTCCAACTGCTGTGAAAAAGAAAAAATTTCGTTTCGGTCTACGTTGA
- a CDS encoding SAF domain-containing protein yields the protein MSKIRQRNKHLIYAGLAGAAIMGIIFAGYVIYNMKLEHNRRANLKQEYQQEIKVLKDAQIEQERSMISGFMSARNIEPGQTIASKDLIAVKLPGLVAPDNLINNPQVIVGSSSKIELHKGTPLTKAMFNEGQMTPPDLRNKELNEIMVPTDLKKGDVIDVRIQFPTGQDFIILSKKKIEDLLSPTMWITLSEAEILSLSSAMVDALLHEASLYALTYVEPEMQDRAIPTYPVNKEVLKLMASDPNIVNKAEKHLTESVRTALERDLAALNPSQSRDTSVISETVPTYSYQSSSRQPNVESNLYEESSNIDNGTQQREDILSQNAADASTFTDVQEKSSP from the coding sequence ATGTCAAAAATTAGGCAGCGGAATAAGCACCTTATCTATGCTGGGCTTGCTGGGGCTGCCATCATGGGAATTATTTTTGCAGGATATGTGATTTATAACATGAAGCTTGAGCATAATCGCCGTGCGAACCTTAAGCAAGAGTATCAACAAGAAATTAAAGTCTTAAAAGATGCACAGATTGAGCAAGAGAGGTCAATGATTAGTGGATTTATGTCTGCGCGGAATATTGAACCTGGACAGACGATAGCTTCGAAAGACCTCATTGCTGTGAAATTACCAGGGCTTGTGGCTCCAGATAATTTGATTAATAATCCACAGGTGATTGTTGGCTCTAGTTCAAAGATTGAGTTGCATAAAGGAACGCCTCTTACGAAAGCGATGTTTAATGAAGGTCAGATGACTCCCCCTGATCTAAGGAACAAGGAATTAAATGAAATTATGGTTCCAACGGATTTGAAGAAAGGGGATGTCATCGATGTACGGATTCAATTTCCGACAGGGCAAGATTTCATCATTCTCTCTAAAAAGAAGATTGAAGATTTATTGAGTCCAACGATGTGGATTACCCTTAGTGAGGCAGAAATTTTATCATTATCGAGCGCAATGGTGGATGCTTTACTTCATGAAGCTTCGTTATATGCATTGACCTATGTTGAACCTGAGATGCAAGACAGAGCCATACCCACTTATCCTGTGAATAAAGAAGTACTTAAATTAATGGCGAGTGATCCCAATATTGTGAACAAAGCTGAGAAGCATTTGACTGAATCCGTACGAACTGCTTTAGAGAGAGACTTAGCAGCTCTGAATCCTTCACAATCTAGAGATACGTCAGTCATTTCGGAGACTGTTCCAACGTACTCCTATCAATCTTCATCACGGCAACCTAACGTAGAAAGTAATCTATATGAGGAGAGCAGCAACATAGACAATGGTACACAACAAAGAGAAGATATTCTATCTCAAAATGCTGCGGATGCGTCTACCTTTACAGATGTCCAGGAGAAATCTTCACCATAA